The proteins below are encoded in one region of Candidatus Anaeroferrophillus wilburensis:
- the flgA gene encoding flagellar basal body P-ring formation protein FlgA, with protein MGRFEKKRVFFMVLVPLVCCLLLFQISTAAASVPQRQWYPGLLELLTRTVQAALPQIHEPVINEVRGVAAITSRLPADCQQPSFVVEQLGSWNRTLGKVPVQVRFSVPAGRTCTCWLSVFLSGKCQAYIAGRTFDRGTVVRYQDVRRTLVDIRQVGEDALVEFSQEALYEAARKVTAGQLLTTTDIRPHQLVKRGDQVAVLLQREGVRIVTKGTAMASGSIDEVIMVKNPTSRHLYQARIINAGRVKVLY; from the coding sequence ATGGGTCGATTTGAAAAAAAGCGTGTATTCTTCATGGTACTGGTACCCTTGGTGTGCTGTTTGCTGCTCTTTCAGATCAGCACAGCAGCCGCATCAGTTCCGCAACGTCAATGGTATCCAGGGTTGCTGGAGCTGTTGACGCGTACCGTCCAGGCGGCGTTGCCGCAGATCCATGAGCCTGTGATCAACGAGGTGCGAGGCGTTGCTGCCATTACTTCCCGATTGCCGGCTGACTGCCAACAGCCGTCTTTTGTTGTTGAACAACTGGGCAGCTGGAATCGTACGCTTGGTAAGGTTCCGGTTCAGGTGAGGTTTTCCGTGCCGGCGGGCAGAACCTGTACCTGTTGGCTGTCGGTGTTCCTTTCGGGAAAATGTCAGGCCTATATTGCCGGTAGAACATTTGACCGAGGTACGGTTGTCCGCTATCAAGATGTCCGGCGGACGCTGGTGGACATTCGACAGGTGGGTGAAGATGCCCTGGTGGAATTTTCTCAGGAAGCACTTTATGAGGCAGCCAGGAAAGTTACCGCTGGACAACTGCTGACCACAACCGATATCCGTCCCCATCAACTGGTGAAGCGGGGAGATCAGGTTGCGGTTCTTTTGCAGCGTGAAGGGGTTAGGATTGTTACTAAAGGAACCGCGATGGCCAGTGGCAGTATCGACGAGGTTATTATGGTGAAAAACCCCACGTCGCGCCATCTCTACCAAGCCAGGATTATCAATGCCGGCCGGGTTAAGGTCCTCTATTAA
- the flgL gene encoding flagellar hook-associated protein FlgL, whose amino-acid sequence MRTTNSMMFLSVQSRIARVEEMRAKFLDQISSGNRIASPADDPVGLAKVMNYSAEEVRISQFGRNMIDGTAWLTAIDHAMSETVDIFMRVDTLLLQAGNDTLNQDNLNSLAGELETMLESLVGLGNTNNAGSYLFAGHQTRTTPYSLLGEGLGALYQGDDGQRNIEVGVNQELMVNAVGGGYALDGRDIDGFFKQDGLHDADARDAFDLLSRTVEELRSAASRSYQTSSAIDETISAELISGQLSVAVVAADGSGEKVVTISDSLPFSMHAGGATTAEYAANNAWSINERLALAVANGELEEEELVTVSLRTQVAGAAVVDPGAAVTLAAGDLTINGTAIGPMELQEVDGDEVVALANIREIASRINEQSETTGVWATYEGSGFNYHLVLNNLAAGSHALNDPISITATDEATSWTGLGVASMAGVETTVYHAGAADPDPPVNPEDYDSQNAALPGAETTTVYNSNNGRLTFSGGVEFELQEHTSGVLSSSLGLTSNEGTDTHQAMTVLSARLMEVQRYMAHFGGQQATVGARMNRIDRSVQTYEERTINLKTFIAEIKEVDITEAVMNYQMAQNAYEATLAASARIYTTTILDYLS is encoded by the coding sequence ATGAGAACAACCAATTCCATGATGTTCCTCAGCGTCCAGTCCCGCATCGCCCGGGTGGAGGAGATGCGGGCCAAGTTCCTTGATCAGATCTCTTCCGGCAACCGGATTGCTTCACCGGCAGACGATCCGGTGGGGCTGGCTAAAGTTATGAATTACAGCGCCGAAGAGGTTCGTATCAGTCAGTTCGGTCGCAACATGATTGATGGAACCGCCTGGTTGACGGCCATTGACCATGCCATGAGTGAAACGGTTGATATTTTTATGCGGGTTGATACCCTGTTGTTGCAGGCAGGCAATGATACCCTCAATCAGGACAACCTCAACTCGCTGGCCGGCGAACTGGAAACAATGCTCGAGAGTCTGGTGGGGTTGGGCAATACCAATAATGCCGGTTCCTATCTTTTTGCCGGTCACCAGACCAGAACAACACCCTATAGTCTGCTGGGTGAGGGGCTTGGCGCTTTATACCAGGGAGATGATGGCCAGCGGAATATCGAAGTGGGGGTGAACCAGGAGTTGATGGTTAATGCCGTGGGTGGTGGCTATGCTCTGGATGGTCGGGATATAGATGGTTTTTTCAAGCAGGATGGCCTTCATGATGCTGATGCCCGTGATGCCTTTGACCTGCTTTCCCGGACAGTTGAAGAGCTGCGTTCGGCTGCCAGCCGGAGTTACCAGACTTCCAGTGCCATCGATGAGACAATCAGCGCCGAGCTGATCTCGGGACAATTATCAGTTGCCGTGGTTGCTGCCGATGGCTCCGGAGAAAAAGTAGTAACGATCAGTGACTCGCTGCCATTTTCCATGCATGCCGGCGGTGCCACAACGGCCGAATACGCGGCCAATAATGCTTGGAGCATCAATGAGCGGCTGGCCTTGGCGGTTGCCAATGGCGAGCTGGAAGAGGAGGAGTTGGTGACCGTCAGTCTGCGGACCCAGGTTGCCGGTGCTGCGGTTGTCGATCCCGGGGCGGCTGTCACCTTGGCTGCCGGCGACCTGACCATCAATGGTACGGCGATCGGTCCCATGGAGCTGCAGGAAGTTGACGGTGACGAAGTGGTTGCCCTGGCAAATATCCGTGAAATTGCCAGCCGCATCAATGAGCAGAGTGAAACAACCGGGGTGTGGGCCACCTATGAGGGTTCCGGATTCAATTACCATCTGGTGTTGAACAATCTGGCTGCCGGTTCCCATGCCCTCAATGATCCCATCAGCATAACGGCAACGGATGAGGCGACTTCGTGGACCGGGCTTGGAGTCGCAAGCATGGCGGGCGTCGAAACGACCGTCTATCATGCCGGCGCGGCCGACCCGGACCCACCGGTCAATCCTGAGGATTATGATAGTCAGAATGCCGCTCTGCCGGGGGCAGAGACAACGACGGTGTATAATAGCAATAACGGCCGCTTGACCTTTTCCGGTGGCGTCGAGTTCGAGCTCCAGGAACATACTTCTGGTGTGTTGTCTTCATCCTTGGGGTTGACCAGCAATGAGGGCACCGATACCCATCAAGCAATGACCGTTCTTAGTGCCAGGCTGATGGAAGTTCAGCGTTATATGGCCCATTTCGGTGGCCAGCAGGCTACGGTGGGGGCGCGCATGAATCGTATTGACCGCTCGGTGCAAACCTATGAGGAGCGGACTATCAATCTCAAGACGTTCATTGCTGAAATCAAGGAAGTTGATATCACTGAAGCCGTTATGAATTACCAGATGGCCCAGAACGCGTATGAAGCTACCCTGGCTGCTTCAGCCAGGATCTACACGACGACAATTCTCGATTATCTGAGCTAG
- the flgK gene encoding flagellar hook-associated protein FlgK gives MAVGLNNTLNTSRLSLLSQQTNIDIIGHNVANVNTPGYSRQVGILQTTPPLADAVGMRGTGVETTRIMNLYDRFIGMQLNMENSTMGMWQARSDALADLNRTFNEVGDYGLLPVIGEFWNAWEDLANNPEGTAQRVSVVQNGKIMTSSFNTMNEDLVTQKRILRQRIEGGVQELNNLTAQIAQLNEVISRNEQLGQDANDLRDRRNYLLTQLSGMIDINYFENEMAQVTVLSANGKSLVQGIQSYDLRVDADPLTKDPLIVWNDDISPMNEHVSGGEVRGWLDAWDDLTTAHDQLQELAAALIFHVNQEHVQGYGLDGTTGTLFFDHAITLSEGANNLGDGVLAFDPAQGMDGIDWATLANYDDFEIQFTADYGGVGDEFRILDTSTGEDLSPALIDTSVAGELAIDFNNGYFVKIVYDPTGTSPRAGDTFSLSFRGNAARTVEVNDVLEDPAKIAAADNPLEVPGNNRVALGIAQLQYGLTMSSQSATFNEFYASVVSSVGSLSRLASSNEENSALVAEQLQLKLESVSGVSIDEEMTNLMRFQQAYAASARIISKVDELMQSILQMV, from the coding sequence ATGGCCGTCGGGCTCAATAATACTCTGAACACTTCCCGTTTATCCCTTCTCAGCCAGCAGACTAATATTGACATTATTGGTCACAATGTTGCCAATGTCAACACTCCCGGCTATTCTCGTCAGGTTGGCATTCTCCAGACGACTCCGCCTCTTGCTGATGCCGTCGGTATGCGGGGCACCGGAGTGGAAACTACCCGGATTATGAACCTCTATGACCGGTTTATCGGCATGCAGCTGAATATGGAAAACAGCACTATGGGCATGTGGCAGGCACGCAGTGATGCCTTAGCTGACCTCAACAGGACCTTCAATGAAGTTGGCGACTACGGTTTATTGCCGGTTATTGGCGAGTTCTGGAATGCCTGGGAGGACTTGGCCAATAATCCGGAGGGAACCGCCCAAAGAGTTTCAGTGGTTCAGAACGGCAAAATCATGACCTCATCTTTCAATACTATGAATGAAGACCTGGTGACCCAAAAACGTATTTTACGTCAGCGAATTGAAGGTGGGGTTCAGGAGTTGAATAACCTGACGGCTCAAATTGCCCAGTTGAACGAGGTTATTTCCCGCAATGAACAGCTTGGTCAAGATGCCAATGACCTGAGGGATCGGCGTAACTATTTATTAACCCAGCTTTCCGGTATGATTGATATCAATTATTTTGAAAATGAGATGGCTCAGGTTACCGTTCTCAGTGCCAATGGCAAGTCGCTGGTTCAGGGGATTCAGTCATATGACCTGCGGGTTGATGCTGATCCACTTACCAAAGATCCGCTGATTGTCTGGAATGATGATATTTCGCCGATGAACGAACATGTCAGTGGCGGAGAGGTGCGGGGTTGGCTTGATGCCTGGGATGACTTGACGACCGCCCATGATCAGCTCCAGGAACTTGCTGCAGCGCTTATTTTTCATGTCAATCAGGAACATGTCCAGGGGTATGGCTTGGATGGGACGACCGGAACCCTGTTTTTTGACCATGCCATTACGCTAAGTGAAGGTGCTAACAACCTTGGTGATGGTGTCCTGGCTTTTGACCCGGCTCAGGGAATGGATGGCATTGACTGGGCGACGCTGGCAAACTATGATGACTTTGAAATCCAATTTACCGCTGATTATGGTGGTGTTGGTGATGAATTCAGGATTCTCGATACCAGTACCGGTGAGGATCTCAGTCCTGCGCTGATCGACACGTCTGTCGCAGGTGAACTGGCCATTGATTTCAATAATGGCTATTTTGTCAAGATTGTCTATGACCCGACAGGAACATCCCCTCGTGCTGGCGATACCTTCTCTCTCTCCTTTCGCGGCAACGCCGCCCGGACGGTGGAAGTTAATGATGTCTTGGAAGATCCGGCAAAAATTGCCGCTGCCGATAATCCACTGGAGGTGCCAGGGAATAACAGGGTAGCCCTGGGTATTGCCCAGTTGCAGTATGGTTTAACCATGTCTTCCCAAAGTGCTACGTTCAATGAGTTTTACGCTTCGGTGGTCAGTAGTGTCGGTTCACTGTCTCGACTGGCCAGCAGCAATGAAGAAAATTCAGCGTTGGTGGCGGAGCAGCTGCAATTAAAACTGGAGTCTGTTTCCGGAGTTTCCATTGATGAAGAGATGACCAACCTGATGCGCTTCCAGCAGGCCTATGCCGCCTCGGCAAGGATTATTTCCAAGGTTGATGAATTGATGCAGAGTATTCTGCAAATGGTTTAA
- a CDS encoding flagellar basal body L-ring protein FlgH, with product MKNFQLLSVAVLVAVFVLLTACGGSRQQVMSPPAPISAPHSGMAQPLLPLHYQNGSLYQTDGQSGALFYDSRRARVVGDIVFVIIAENFQGTGKASTQSDGSNSSSYAIPELMGYKNIFKSIAPNADMGNLIETERTTKTKGNGSTSRSNTLSARVAARVMDVLPNGNLKIQGSHFTQVNGEDHFITVSGVIRASDIAVDNTISSLVIADATINYGGYGDLGTKQRVGWATKVLDVVWPF from the coding sequence ATGAAAAATTTTCAGCTCTTATCTGTCGCGGTGCTGGTTGCCGTTTTTGTACTGCTGACTGCCTGCGGCGGTTCCAGACAGCAGGTCATGTCACCGCCGGCACCGATATCGGCACCCCACTCAGGGATGGCGCAACCGCTCCTGCCGCTGCATTATCAAAACGGTTCCCTGTATCAGACCGACGGTCAAAGCGGCGCACTGTTTTATGATTCCCGCCGTGCCAGAGTGGTTGGTGACATTGTTTTTGTTATTATTGCCGAAAACTTCCAGGGAACCGGCAAGGCATCAACCCAGAGTGATGGTTCAAACAGCAGTTCCTATGCGATTCCGGAACTTATGGGGTACAAGAATATTTTTAAATCCATCGCTCCCAATGCCGATATGGGCAACCTGATAGAAACTGAAAGGACGACCAAAACCAAAGGCAACGGTTCTACGTCACGCAGCAATACTCTTTCAGCCCGGGTGGCTGCCCGAGTCATGGACGTTTTGCCGAATGGCAATCTCAAAATTCAGGGCAGTCATTTTACCCAGGTGAACGGTGAAGATCACTTCATTACGGTCAGCGGCGTTATCAGGGCCAGCGATATTGCCGTTGATAATACCATATCCTCCCTGGTTATTGCTGACGCCACGATAAACTATGGCGGCTATGGTGACTTGGGGACAAAACAGCGGGTTGGCTGGGCGACAAAGGTGCTTGATGTTGTTTGGCCCTTCTGA
- the csrA gene encoding carbon storage regulator CsrA produces the protein MLVLARKTNESINIGDDIVITVVAIEGGVVKLGIEAPKEIPLLRGEVRERITKANLAAAGSEPSWFNGLQQEKIVVSRGTAGSRRPVVTVAAKRQKIDD, from the coding sequence GTGTTGGTTTTAGCGCGAAAAACAAATGAATCGATCAATATCGGTGATGATATAGTCATTACCGTGGTCGCCATTGAAGGCGGGGTGGTGAAACTTGGGATTGAGGCGCCGAAGGAAATCCCTTTGCTTCGAGGTGAGGTGCGAGAGCGGATTACCAAAGCAAACCTGGCGGCCGCAGGCAGTGAACCATCGTGGTTCAATGGATTGCAGCAGGAAAAAATAGTGGTGTCCCGGGGCACAGCTGGTAGCCGGAGGCCGGTGGTGACGGTTGCTGCAAAACGGCAAAAAATAGACGATTAA
- the fliW gene encoding flagellar assembly protein FliW, translating to MQYTTSRFGVIEVAEDQAIQFKGGLFGFTNLTRYTMIPHRDHSPFIWLQSLEQADLAFPLIDPHLIYPDYLLEVSRDQADELGIEDEEAVKIFVVVAMEKKASRMHLNMQGPIIINQLNRFAKQIVDEQCSYAGEVELAPRSEQQANGH from the coding sequence GTGCAGTATACAACCAGTCGCTTCGGGGTTATTGAGGTAGCCGAAGATCAAGCCATTCAGTTTAAGGGTGGCCTGTTTGGCTTTACAAATCTTACCAGGTATACTATGATTCCCCACCGTGACCATAGTCCCTTTATCTGGCTGCAGTCGCTGGAGCAGGCTGATCTTGCCTTTCCGCTGATCGATCCTCATCTGATCTATCCGGATTATCTGCTGGAAGTATCCCGGGATCAGGCTGACGAGCTGGGGATTGAAGATGAAGAGGCTGTGAAAATCTTTGTGGTCGTTGCTATGGAGAAAAAGGCGTCGCGGATGCATCTCAATATGCAGGGTCCGATCATTATCAATCAGTTGAATCGCTTTGCAAAGCAGATCGTTGATGAACAGTGTTCCTATGCCGGCGAGGTAGAGCTGGCACCACGATCCGAACAACAGGCCAATGGCCACTGA
- the flgM gene encoding flagellar biosynthesis anti-sigma factor FlgM, producing MNKIQNVLNPDAAKEALQAKQSSQIQQQQQQPAAGIADMVSFSSKGKDIARIAEQVKETPEIRQDLVAEMKSAIEAGTYKVDSQDLATKMIKEMLMESLL from the coding sequence ATGAATAAAATCCAGAATGTACTTAATCCCGATGCGGCAAAAGAGGCGCTGCAGGCGAAGCAATCCTCACAGATTCAGCAGCAACAGCAGCAGCCGGCCGCTGGGATTGCCGATATGGTCAGTTTTTCTTCCAAGGGGAAGGATATTGCCCGCATTGCCGAACAGGTCAAGGAAACGCCGGAAATCCGGCAGGACCTGGTGGCTGAAATGAAATCGGCGATCGAAGCTGGCACATACAAGGTTGACAGTCAGGATCTGGCGACTAAAATGATCAAGGAAATGCTCATGGAATCGCTGTTGTAA
- a CDS encoding flagellar basal body P-ring protein FlgI: MILKCAAVFLVLASMVLGVEVGYAVRLKDIASIQGVRTNQLVGYGLIAGLDGTGDDTKKGKFASEGMANFLEKLGMPVDATTIDLDNVAAVMVTAELPPFARNGSRLDVLVSSIGDAESLHGGTLLLTPLRGPDGNVYAVAQGAVSVGGFSLGGAGGKSAKNHPTVGRIVNGAQVEREPPSQIFTDGKIVLSLHQPDFMTVSRVSRAINDTFGTELAVPIDAATVEMEPPSREKRAVVPFLAALENLQIVPDSRAKVVFDERTGTVVMGRDVMIDTVAIAHGDLSVQIAPTPQVSQPEPFSGGQTVVTAATEITVTEEDTRLMVLPKTVQIDELVRALNAVGVTPRDLMSILQAIKAAGALHADLEIM, translated from the coding sequence ATGATCCTAAAGTGTGCTGCTGTTTTCCTGGTTTTGGCCTCTATGGTCTTAGGGGTTGAGGTTGGTTATGCCGTCCGGCTGAAAGATATTGCTTCAATTCAGGGGGTGCGCACCAATCAACTGGTTGGTTATGGTTTGATTGCCGGTCTTGACGGTACCGGTGACGACACCAAAAAAGGAAAATTTGCCAGCGAGGGAATGGCTAACTTTCTCGAAAAACTGGGGATGCCGGTCGATGCGACCACCATTGACCTGGACAATGTGGCAGCCGTTATGGTGACGGCGGAGCTCCCTCCTTTTGCCCGTAACGGTTCCCGGTTGGATGTGCTGGTTTCCTCCATCGGCGATGCTGAAAGCCTGCATGGGGGAACGCTGCTGCTAACGCCTTTGAGAGGGCCTGATGGCAATGTGTATGCCGTGGCTCAGGGAGCGGTTTCGGTGGGAGGATTCAGTCTTGGTGGGGCTGGGGGCAAAAGTGCCAAGAATCATCCAACAGTGGGCAGGATTGTTAATGGGGCCCAGGTGGAGCGGGAACCGCCATCACAGATTTTTACTGACGGAAAAATTGTCTTGTCCCTGCATCAGCCTGATTTCATGACTGTTTCCCGGGTCAGCAGGGCGATCAACGATACCTTTGGGACCGAACTAGCCGTACCTATTGATGCGGCCACGGTTGAAATGGAGCCACCCAGCCGTGAGAAGAGGGCCGTGGTTCCGTTTTTGGCTGCCCTGGAAAATCTGCAGATTGTCCCGGATTCCCGGGCCAAAGTGGTCTTTGACGAGCGAACCGGGACGGTGGTAATGGGACGGGATGTGATGATTGATACGGTGGCCATTGCCCATGGGGATCTCAGCGTGCAAATTGCCCCCACACCTCAGGTCTCCCAGCCTGAACCATTTTCTGGCGGCCAAACAGTGGTAACGGCGGCAACGGAGATCACGGTCACCGAGGAGGATACGCGCCTTATGGTGCTGCCGAAAACGGTGCAGATTGATGAACTGGTGCGGGCTTTGAATGCGGTTGGGGTGACCCCCCGTGATTTGATGTCGATTCTTCAGGCGATCAAGGCCGCCGGGGCATTGCATGCTGATCTGGAGATTATGTAG
- a CDS encoding rod-binding protein has protein sequence MPYDPVVFPVSSAPLMESWKSIKTVKKTLDSVDTMTGDQPLPDKRLAGACQQLESMFMAMLLQEMRKGIPHDGLIPESNATNLYTTLFDNHLADLLAERQATGLGQFFYHQLLDSQPKNT, from the coding sequence ATGCCGTATGATCCCGTGGTATTTCCCGTGAGCAGTGCGCCGCTGATGGAGTCTTGGAAAAGCATAAAAACAGTTAAAAAAACACTCGATTCGGTCGATACTATGACAGGTGACCAGCCGTTGCCCGACAAGCGGTTAGCCGGAGCCTGCCAGCAGTTGGAATCGATGTTTATGGCCATGCTTTTGCAGGAGATGAGAAAGGGTATTCCCCATGATGGGTTGATCCCCGAAAGTAACGCGACCAACCTGTATACAACGCTCTTTGATAACCATCTGGCTGATCTTCTGGCAGAACGGCAGGCAACTGGATTAGGGCAGTTTTTCTATCACCAGCTACTTGACTCCCAGCCAAAAAATACCTAA